A genomic region of Lachnoclostridium edouardi contains the following coding sequences:
- a CDS encoding ParB/RepB/Spo0J family partition protein, translated as MAKRTGLGKGLGALFGDEVLRETEKPEEDNRENNKASENKQKKTSNSSNKKENLNEDENQGKEILVKLSKIEPRKDQPRKDFNEEKLEELADSIKQYGILQPLLVQKQGDFYEIIAGERRWRAAKIANLKEVPVVIREYSQQQKTEIALIENVQRDDLNPIEEALAYQQLMQEFHMKQEEIAARVSKNRSTVTNSIRLLKLDTRVQKLLIENQITSGHARALLGIEDQEKQYQIAEKIVVEGLNVRQVEKLVKALTKPEKDKEKKPAEDEQLQVIFQNLEDRMKTVMGTKVVINRKDKNKGRVEIEYYSSSELERIVELIESIR; from the coding sequence ATGGCAAAAAGAACCGGATTAGGAAAAGGATTAGGGGCTTTATTTGGGGATGAAGTTCTAAGAGAGACAGAAAAACCGGAAGAGGACAATAGAGAAAATAATAAAGCCTCTGAAAATAAACAGAAAAAGACTAGTAATAGCAGTAATAAAAAAGAGAATTTAAATGAAGATGAAAATCAAGGAAAAGAAATTTTAGTTAAGTTATCTAAAATTGAGCCGCGTAAAGATCAGCCAAGAAAAGATTTTAATGAAGAAAAATTAGAGGAATTGGCGGATTCTATTAAACAATATGGTATATTGCAGCCATTATTGGTGCAAAAACAAGGAGATTTCTATGAAATTATAGCAGGAGAGAGACGTTGGAGAGCGGCTAAAATAGCAAACTTAAAAGAAGTGCCTGTTGTAATTAGAGAATATAGCCAACAGCAAAAAACTGAAATTGCTTTGATCGAAAATGTGCAAAGAGATGATTTAAATCCAATAGAAGAGGCTCTTGCATATCAGCAATTAATGCAAGAGTTTCACATGAAACAAGAAGAGATTGCTGCAAGAGTTTCAAAAAATAGAAGCACTGTCACTAATAGCATTCGTTTATTAAAGCTGGATACACGGGTTCAAAAGCTGTTAATAGAGAATCAAATTACTAGTGGACATGCCAGGGCATTATTAGGAATCGAAGATCAGGAAAAACAATACCAAATTGCAGAAAAAATTGTGGTAGAGGGTTTAAATGTCCGCCAAGTAGAAAAACTGGTGAAGGCGCTTACAAAACCTGAGAAGGATAAAGAAAAAAAGCCAGCAGAAGATGAGCAGCTGCAGGTGATTTTTCAGAATTTAGAGGATAGAATGAAAACTGTTATGGGCACGAAAGTTGTAATTAACAGGAAAGATAAGAATAAGGGAAGAGTGGAAATTGAATATTATTCTTCTTCAGAATTAGAGAGAATAGTTGAATTAATTGAGTCCATTCGGTAA
- a CDS encoding ParA family protein, with protein MGRIIAIANQKGGVGKTTTAINLSATLAEAGEKVLAVDFDPQGNETSGLGLEKEKIQNTVYEMLVGECDIENCLVKEIQKNLDLLPSNVNLAGAEIELLEIRNKEKLLKNYLEKVKDQYDFITIDCPPSLSLLTINALTAADTVLVPIQCEYYALEGLNQVLKTVKLVKKKMNPSLEMEGVVFTMYDARTNLSLQVVESVKAALNENIYNTIIPRNVRLAEAPSHGMPITVYDSKSAGAESYRMLAAEVISRGEEL; from the coding sequence ATGGGAAGAATTATTGCGATTGCAAACCAAAAAGGTGGGGTAGGAAAAACAACTACAGCAATTAATTTATCCGCTACATTGGCAGAGGCAGGGGAAAAAGTTTTGGCTGTGGATTTTGATCCACAAGGAAATGAGACAAGCGGCTTAGGCTTGGAGAAGGAGAAAATTCAAAACACAGTATATGAGATGCTGGTAGGGGAATGTGACATTGAAAACTGCTTAGTTAAGGAGATTCAAAAGAATCTTGACTTGTTACCTTCTAATGTAAATCTGGCTGGCGCTGAAATTGAATTACTTGAAATCAGAAATAAGGAAAAGCTATTGAAGAATTATTTAGAAAAGGTAAAGGATCAATATGATTTTATTACAATAGATTGTCCTCCATCTTTAAGTCTTTTGACAATTAATGCGCTGACAGCAGCAGATACAGTATTAGTTCCTATTCAGTGTGAGTACTATGCACTGGAAGGATTAAATCAAGTTTTGAAAACAGTAAAATTAGTAAAGAAAAAGATGAATCCATCTTTAGAAATGGAGGGCGTTGTTTTTACCATGTATGACGCCAGAACAAATCTTTCTTTACAGGTAGTGGAAAGTGTGAAAGCTGCTTTAAACGAAAATATTTATAATACGATTATACCTAGAAACGTTAGATTAGCAGAGGCGCCAAGCCATGGTATGCCTATTACTGTGTATGATTCTAAATCAGCGGGGGCTGAAAGTTATCGTATGTTGGCAGCAGAAGTGATTAGCAGAGGAGAAGAATTATAA
- a CDS encoding alpha/beta fold hydrolase: protein MKAKSKLFSLLLLSAGATAATAIINKTIKMSATAKHLLNTDSQSLCYKWRLGNISYTKSGTGKPLLLIHDLNYSSSSCEWSAMVNKLKEKYTVYTIDLLGCGQSEKPNLTYTNYLFVQLINDFIKSEIGHRTNVIATGESASFITMACSADPELFDKLLFINPIDFYDSSHIPGKYSKIYKLILDLPVFGTLFYNIACSHSIITESFQKYYFYNPFSVKPQYIEKYYESAHLGDCPKSIYSSIRCNYLKCNMMNAIKKIDNSIYILGGGAKDNIKEVINIYKQCNPAIESSIIPKTKHLPQLEDPGKVLETILMFFS, encoded by the coding sequence ATGAAAGCAAAAAGCAAGCTGTTTAGTTTATTATTATTATCTGCCGGAGCTACCGCTGCCACTGCTATTATTAATAAAACTATTAAAATGTCCGCCACTGCAAAACATTTATTAAATACAGACTCTCAATCACTTTGCTATAAGTGGAGATTGGGCAATATTTCATATACAAAATCTGGAACAGGAAAGCCACTTCTTCTTATTCACGATTTAAATTACTCCTCATCCAGCTGTGAATGGTCCGCAATGGTCAATAAATTAAAGGAAAAATATACTGTTTACACCATAGATTTATTAGGATGTGGACAATCAGAAAAACCGAATCTTACCTATACTAATTACTTATTTGTACAGTTAATTAATGATTTTATAAAATCAGAGATTGGACATAGAACTAATGTAATTGCAACAGGGGAATCTGCCTCCTTTATTACTATGGCCTGCAGCGCTGATCCTGAACTTTTTGATAAGCTTTTATTTATTAACCCAATAGATTTTTATGATTCCAGCCACATTCCAGGCAAATATTCTAAAATTTATAAGTTAATTTTAGATTTACCTGTATTTGGAACATTATTTTACAACATAGCCTGCAGCCACAGCATTATAACAGAAAGCTTCCAAAAATATTATTTCTATAATCCTTTTTCAGTTAAGCCACAATATATTGAAAAATATTATGAATCAGCTCACTTGGGGGATTGTCCAAAATCTATTTATTCCAGCATTCGCTGCAATTATTTAAAATGCAATATGATGAATGCCATAAAGAAAATAGATAATAGTATTTATATTTTAGGCGGCGGAGCAAAAGATAATATAAAGGAAGTCATAAATATATATAAACAATGTAATCCGGCTATTGAATCATCAATCATTCCCAAAACAAAACATCTTCCACAATTGGAGGACCCAGGAAAGGTTTTGGAGACTATTTTAATGTTTTTCTCCTAA
- a CDS encoding DUF4446 family protein: protein MESSIMNNLGIDPAYVIIGLAVLTVILLITVIVCIINMKKLYRRYDYFMRGKDAETLEDIIIEQIAEIQKLKTEDRNNKDAIRTLNRNQRASFQKCGIVHYNAFKGMGGTLSFACAILDYTNTGFVLNSVHSREGCYLYLKQVDRGQTDVLLGNEEKEALEQALGYKEPPVM, encoded by the coding sequence ATGGAAAGCAGCATCATGAATAATTTAGGTATTGATCCTGCATATGTGATCATAGGGTTGGCGGTACTGACAGTAATATTATTGATTACAGTGATTGTATGTATTATTAATATGAAAAAATTATACCGCAGATATGATTACTTTATGAGAGGTAAAGATGCAGAAACTCTGGAAGATATTATTATAGAGCAGATTGCGGAAATTCAGAAGCTGAAAACAGAAGATAGAAATAATAAAGATGCCATCAGAACTTTGAATAGAAATCAGAGAGCTTCTTTTCAAAAATGCGGTATTGTTCATTATAATGCCTTTAAAGGTATGGGAGGCACATTAAGTTTTGCCTGCGCAATTTTAGATTATACGAATACAGGATTTGTCTTAAATTCAGTTCACAGCAGGGAAGGATGTTATTTATATCTAAAACAGGTAGACAGAGGACAGACAGATGTACTTCTTGGGAATGAGGAAAAAGAAGCCTTGGAGCAGGCCTTAGGATATAAAGAGCCGCCTGTGATGTAA